In Myxococcales bacterium, the following proteins share a genomic window:
- the genX gene encoding EF-P lysine aminoacylase GenX produces the protein MARFTWRGVGRNLQARAAAFATIRAYFAEQAFIEVDTPQRVGTPGLDFHIDALRAEAGFLVTSPEFQLKRLLVGGVPRVYQLAHCFRADESGPLHEPEFAMLEWYRAFSGQEAVMADTEAIVSRVVERVAGKLTLKRPDGTRLELRPPFRRSTVREAFKRHAGVADAVDLAESDEARFFELLVERVEPALARARRPVFLCDYPATQASLARRSPEDPRVAERFELYAGGIELCNGFGELTDPKEQRRRFVAERRARKLAGRPAYRVDARFLSALDAGMPPSGGNALGVDRLVALALGSADIGAVMPFPRREL, from the coding sequence ATCGCGCGCTTCACGTGGCGGGGCGTCGGCCGCAATTTGCAGGCGCGCGCCGCGGCCTTCGCAACCATCCGCGCGTACTTCGCCGAGCAGGCCTTCATCGAGGTCGACACCCCGCAACGTGTGGGGACTCCGGGGCTCGATTTTCACATCGACGCGCTGAGGGCGGAGGCGGGTTTTCTCGTCACTTCGCCGGAGTTTCAGCTGAAACGCCTGCTGGTGGGCGGCGTGCCGCGCGTGTATCAGCTGGCGCACTGTTTCCGCGCCGACGAGAGCGGCCCGTTGCACGAGCCGGAGTTCGCGATGCTCGAATGGTATCGCGCGTTCTCCGGGCAAGAGGCCGTCATGGCGGACACCGAGGCCATCGTCTCCCGCGTCGTGGAGCGCGTGGCCGGCAAGCTCACGCTGAAGCGGCCGGATGGAACTCGTCTGGAGCTGCGCCCGCCGTTCCGCCGCTCGACCGTACGCGAAGCGTTCAAGCGCCACGCTGGCGTCGCGGACGCGGTGGATCTCGCCGAGAGCGACGAGGCTCGCTTCTTCGAGCTCCTGGTCGAGCGTGTCGAACCGGCCTTGGCCCGGGCGCGCCGCCCCGTGTTTCTGTGCGACTACCCGGCGACCCAGGCCTCGCTGGCTCGCCGGAGCCCTGAGGATCCTCGCGTCGCGGAGCGCTTCGAGCTCTACGCCGGGGGTATCGAGTTATGCAACGGGTTCGGTGAGCTCACCGACCCCAAGGAGCAGCGTCGCCGCTTTGTTGCCGAGCGCCGTGCGCGCAAATTGGCGGGGCGCCCCGCCTATCGCGTCGATGCCCGGTTCCTCTCTGCCCTCGATGCCGGCATGCCTCCCTCGGGCGGCAACGCCCTCGGCGTCGACCGCCTGGTCGCGCTCGCGCTCGGCTCCGCAGACATCGGCGCCGTCATGCCGTTCCCGCGCCGAGAGCTGTGA
- the sctS gene encoding type III secretion system export apparatus subunit SctS: MAANAQEALLLAVAVSLPVVGAAAIIGLLVAVMQAATQVQDVTLAHLPRLVVVAVVLAVAGPWMGSQIAAFAERVFAGG; the protein is encoded by the coding sequence TTGGCCGCCAACGCTCAGGAAGCGCTGCTGCTCGCGGTCGCCGTTTCCCTGCCGGTGGTGGGCGCCGCGGCCATCATTGGGCTCCTGGTGGCGGTGATGCAGGCTGCAACTCAAGTACAGGACGTCACACTCGCCCATTTGCCACGACTGGTCGTGGTCGCGGTGGTGTTGGCGGTGGCCGGACCGTGGATGGGCAGTCAGATCGCCGCCTTCGCCGAACGCGTCTTCGCGGGCGGCTGA